The window TCCGCAGTATTTTTGACAAGGATATCGATCTTGTTAAACTTGCTGTCTTCCCGTTCCTTATTGCTTTCGCCTTCCAGGATTTCGCTGATTTTTATGTCTTCTTTGAGCAGCTCAGAAAGAAAGCCCTCAAGAATGCCGAAATTTGCTTTCTGGCGCAGAAGC is drawn from Candidatus Electrothrix aestuarii and contains these coding sequences:
- a CDS encoding PD-(D/E)XK nuclease family transposase; the protein is MKKHIRFDWAIKRLLRQKANFGILEGFLSELLKEDIKISEILEGESNKEREDSKFNKIDILVKNTADDLMLIEVQNERERDFFTV